The genomic region GTGGCTTTCCTTCACCCCGGCGGCCGTGATTTTCACAAATTTCGCCTGTTGCAGCGTCGGAATGTCCTTGGCCCCGCAGTAGCCCATCCCGGCTTTCAGACCACCGACCATCTGGTAAATGATCTCCGAAACCCGGCCTTTGTACGGCACGCGGCCGACAATGCCCTCCGGAACCAGCTTCTTCACGTCGTCTTCGGCATCCTGGAAGTAGCGGTCTTTCGACCCTTCTTCCATCGCTTCCACCGAGCCCATGCCGCGGTACGTCTTGAAGCGTCGGCCTTCGTACAGCACCACTTCGCCCGGTGCTTCTTCCGTCCCGGCGAGCAGCGACCCGATCATGACCGTGCTGGCACCGCCCGCAATGGCTTTGGTAATGTCGCCCGAGAAGCGGATACCACCGTCGGCAATCACCGGCACGCCCGTTCCCTGCAGGGCTTTGGCGGCTTCGTAGACGGCCGTAAGCTGCGGCATCCCGATCCCGGCGATGATCCGCGTGGTGCAGATGCTACCCGGCCCGACGCCGACTTTCACCGCATCGGCTCCGGCATCGGCGAGTGCTTTGGCGCCTTCGCCCGTGGCGACGTTCCCGGCAATGACGTCCAGCTTCGGAAACTGCTCCTTGATGCCGCGAACGGCGTCCAGAACGCCTTTCGAGTGCCCGTGGGCCGTATCGACGCTGATGACATCGACCCCGGCCTTCACCAGCGCTTCGATGCGGCGGGTCAGGTCGGGCGTCACGCCCACGGCGGCTCCCACGCGCAGCCGGCCGAATTCGTCCTTGCAGGCGTTGGGATAGCTCTTTTTCTTCAGAATGTCCTTGTAGGTAATCAGTCCGACGAGCTTGCCCGCTTCGTCCACGATGGGCAGCTTTTCGATTTTGTACTGCTGCAGAATGTCTTCGGCTTCCTCGAAAGTGATGCCTTCGCGGGCCGTGATGAGGTTGCTGCGGGTCATAACTTCAGTGACCGGCTTGCTCATTTCCCGCTGAAAACGCAGGTCGCGGTTGGTCAGGATACCGATGAGCGTGCCCTGGGCATCGACCACCGGAATACCGCCAATTTTGAAATCCCGCATGATTTTGTGCGCATCCGCCAGCGTCGAACCTTCCGTCAGCGTGATGGGGTCCAGAATCATGCCGCTTTCCGAGCGCTTCACTTTCCGGACCTGCTCGGCCTGGGCTTCCACGCTCATGTTTTTATGGATAATGCCAATTCCACCTTCCTGCGCCATGGCAATGGCCAGTTCGTACTCCGTCACGGTATCCATCGCGGCCGAAAGCAGCGGAATGTTTAACCGGATGTTGCGGGTTAACTGCGTGGTAGTCTGGGTATCGCGGGGGAGGATTTCCGAATAGGCCGGAAGAAGAAGAACGTCGTCGTACGTGAGTGCCTCGTAGAGAAACTTGGAGGAATCTAGGCTCATGGCAAATTAACAGGATATGTTATTTGCCGGTCAAAGGTACGGAAAAATTCTGAACCCGGATTAAACTGATTTAAGGATTTTCTAGGATTGTAGCCTGATAATTCACAGTTAATCAGCAAATCCGGGCAATCCGGGGTCAGATTAATTTTATACTTATCCGTTTTTCGCCCCGCTCGACCTGTAACCGGCAGTCGCTGAATTTGGGCGCCGACATCACGGGGCGGAAATTGTTGCTGAAGCCGTAGGGCTCTTTCGGGATTCCGAAAAGTTTTTTGTCCAGCTGTCCGTTGTTGTTCTGGTCGTGGAAAATGGCAATGGCGTACCAGCCCGGTTCGAGCGGCAGACTGACGCTTCGGACATCGTCTTTGATGACCCGAACCAGATAAGGTTTGTCTTCCAGAAACCGCTGGTTGTCCCGAAAGACGGCCACCCGAATGGTGCCGCCCCGGGTGGTAGTGTTGGCTACGTCGATGGTAAGCGTGGCTTCTGCGGTCCAGAAGAGAGAAAGGAGGCTAAACAGAGCAGTGAACATATGCCATTTCCGGTTTTGTCGCAAAATAGTAACGGAACGGTTAACCTGCTCATTGCCATCGGGAGACCAAACCGTTCAATAAATGAACTTTACGGACCCGGCTGACCCGCCCGGCGCTTCCGGAATAATTCTTGCCAGAATCGTTTTATCCGCTACAAGGATAAGAAGATGATGTTTGCCGATAAAAATTTTAAAAAGTCTAAAAATAGTAACAAGGCTAAGTATTTTATTTTCAGTATCTTACACTTTTGTTTTTCCTGTGGTATAAATTTTGTTCCAAAAAAAAATGAGAAAGATTTTGATGTATGAATATAATGTTATTTTTGTGTCAACCAAGCCCTCTGCCGGTCGGCCAACCGGGAAGGTTTGGGTGTCTTAAGCTTATAGCTATATTATAAAGGCTCCTGCTGATTCGGCAGGAGCCTTTATTGTTTTTGGGTCGTAAATGCTTTGCTACTAGCCGGTTATTGTTCTCAAAAGCAGAAGCGGCCTCCGTCGTCAGAAGCCGCTTCCGCGCAAGCCTGGCAGGTTTTTTACGCCAGTTCCAGTTCAGCATCCGGCACGGCTGACACCGGCTGTCCCTCCACTTTCGGGGGCAGCAGCTTATAAAGCACCGGCGTGACAATCCGCGAGAGCAGCGTTGACGAGATCAGACCGCCGATGAGCACCCACGCGAGGGGCGAGTAAAGCGGGTTGCCTTCGATCGCCAGCGGAATCAGACCGCCGATGGCCGTCAGTGAGGTCAGTACGATGGGTACAAACCGAATTTCGCCCGCCTGTTCGATGGCCTCCAGCAGCGGCATGCCCTCGGCCCGGAGCTGGTTGGTGAAGTCCACCAGCAGAATCGAGTTCTTCACCTCAATTCCGATCAGCGCAATCAGGCCGATCACGGCGACGAACGAGAACGGATTGCCCGTGAAATAAAGCGCCAGCACGGCCCCGATGATGCCCAGCGGAATCACCGACAACACAATCAGCGTGCTTTTGAACGTCCCGAACTCCAGAATCAGCACGGCGATAAACCCGAAAACCGTAATCAGGATGATGGTGCCCAGTCCGCCAAACGACTTCTCGCGGCTTTCCAGCTCCCCGGCGGCTTTGTAGCTGAAGCCCGCCGGAAATTTCACCGATTCGAGGTTTTTCAACACCCCGTTGAAAACATCATCCACCAGATAGCCCGTTTTGACAAAGCCGGTAACAGTCACGTAGCGGTCCTTGTCGTAGTGGCGAATCTGGTTCGTGCCGCTTTCAAATTCCAGGTCGGCGATCTGCCGCAGGGGTACAGCCGAGCCGGTCAGGGTGTTGACATACAGGTTGTTGAGGACGCTCTGGTCGGTGATGCGGCCTTTCGGCATGGTCACGTTGATGGTGTACTCATCGCCGTTCGGCTCCTTGAACATCCCGACATTCAGCCCGGCTACAGCCAGACGAATGGTGCGGTTGACATCGGCAATGGAAATGCCCAGCAGACCGGCTTTTTCCTTGTTGATGCGCACGCGCAGGTCGGTTTTCTGGTTCGCCAGCGGGTTGTTGACGTAAATCAGTCCCGGTGTCTGCTTGAAAACGGTCTCCACGCGGGCGGCCGCCACCTTCAGCGAATCCAGGTTTTCCCCGAATACCCGGATGGCCACCGGCGCTTCCTGATCCGGCCCCTGCTCGAAGTCCTTCACCTCGATTTTGGCGTTGGGATACAGCTTGAAACGGTCGCGCAGCTGGTCGATGATTTCGCGTTTTCCGGCGGGCTCCATATCCTGCAACTGCACGAAGAACTGGGCGTAGTTGGGAGCCTCGTTCCGCTGAATGACGTTGTAATAAATCCGCGGCTGGCCCCGGCCCACGTTCGTGGTGAAGTACTTCATGTCCGGCAGTTTCTTCAATTCGCCTTCCACGTAACGCGCCACCCCGTCGGTAGCCGAGAGGCTGGTGCCGTCCGGCGTTTCGATGTTGATGAGGAACTGCGGCTTTTCGGAAGCCGGGAACAGGGCAAACCCGACCACCTTGAACAGGGACAGCGCCCCGATGAACAGCGCCCCCGCCACAACCATCGTCACGACCGGGTGGCGCAGGTTCCAGTGCAGTAGCTTGCTGTACGACCCGCTGATGGCCCGTTTCAAGGCCCGCATGAAGATGTTGCCGTCCGGGTTGTGCTCTTCTTTCAGAATCCGGCTCGACAGGAACGGCACAATCGTCAGCGACACCAGCAGGGAGGCCAGAATCGTTGTCACCACGGCCGTGGGCAGCGAACGGATGAAGTCGCCGGAAGCTTCGGGCAGGAACATCAGCGGCAGGAAAGCCAGAATCAGGGTGGTGGTACAGCCAATGACCGCCAGCGTAATCTGCTTCGTCGCCTTGATGGCGGCTTCGCGTCTGGAGAATCCTTCGCGCAGGTAGCGTTCGATGTTTTCGACGACCACAATGGAATCGTCCACCAGAATGCCCAGCGCCACGATGAGGCCCACGATGCTCAGCTGGTTGATGCTGAACCCGAGGAAATCCAGCCCGGCCAGCCCAATCGCCAGCGAGAGCGGAATGGAAATCATCACGACCACGGCGGCCCGGAAGCCCAGCGGCAGCAGCGTCAGCGACACCAGAAAAATGGCGATGGCGAAGTCCTTGGCAAACCGGCTCAGGCGCTTGTTCACGCTCTCGGCCTGGTCGAAGTTCTTGACGAGTGTGATGTGCGGCGGCAGCGTTTTGGCAAACTGATCGATCACGGGCGTCACCTGCTCGCCGACCTTGGCGATGTTTTCGCCCATTTTCTGTCCGGCCGTCACGAGCACGGCGCGGTGGCCGTTGAGGCGGGTGATGTGGGTTTCTTCCTCGTAGTTGAAGTCCACGTCGGCGAGGTCGCGGAGGTAGATGATTTTCTGGCCGTTGGTCGAAACGATGGTGTTGCGGATTTCGTCCAGCGACTGATAATCTCCCGACGTCTTAATGTTAAATTTTCGCGATCCGGCCTGAATGCTGCCGCCCGGAACGTTGAGGTTTTCGGCCTGCAGGGCGGCCAGCACGCGGTTAACCGCCACGCCGTTCTGCGCCATTTTTTCGATGTTGAGCGACACCCGCACCACGGACGCGGGATAGCCCCAGTCCTCGGCGTTTTTCAGGCTTTTCACTTTCTCGAACCGCTTTTTCAGCTCGTCGGCGTATTCACCCAGCTCTTTGGCCGAAGCGACCTCCGACAGCAGCGCGACCTGCACGATGTTGACGTCGGTCGGGGAGAATTTCTTGATGTCGATCCGGAAAATATCGCCCGGCAGTTCGCCTTTGAGCGCGTTCACTTCCCGGACGATCTCCTGGTACTTTTCGTCCGGGTCAACGGCGTAGTCGTACTCAATCCGGAACACGGCCAGCCCGTCGTCGACGTTCGTGATGACGTGGTTGATGTCGTCCAGGGCGTTGAAGCGGGCCTCGCCGGGGTCGGCGACGAGCTTTTCCATATCGACGGCGTCGGTGCCGGGATAAATGACCGCCACGGCGAAGCTGGGGGCCACAAATTCGGGGTCTTCGCCCCGGGGCATGGTCAGCAGCGAGTTGACGCCCAGCGCCACCACGGCGACGAAGAGCACCAGCATGAACTGCCAGTTTTTGACGGAAAATTCGGAAAGATTCATGTCGAGGCAGAGGTTGTCTTTGATGACCTTTGACTTTTCTTTGAGCTACTTCGAGAAATAATTATTTCGCAGAGCAAAGGAGATTAAAGGCCATCAAAAGATTTTATTTGAGAACCACGATTGACTGTTCGGTGAGGTAGGCCGAACCTGCGGACACGACTTCTGCCGTGCCCGTCAGCCCGTTGGAGAGCAGGACTTTACTGCCGTCGAGGAAGCCGATTTGCACGGGCACTTTCCGGACGTGTTTCCGGTCGTCGGTCAGCGTGTAGACAAAGCCTTCCTTGCCGTTGCCTTCCACGATGGCCTCTACCGGCACCACCGCGTAGGAGCGGGCCTGGGCGGGCTGCAGCGTTACCTTCGCAAAAAGGCCCGGAGCCAGTTTTGCACCATTCGGATTCAGGCGGACTTCCACCTCGTAGAGCTTGTTCAGCGGGTCGGCGGCCTGCGCCAGTTCGCTGACCGTGCCCGTGAAGGTCTGGCCGGGGTAGGCATCCAGCGTCACCACCGCCCGGTTGCCGAGCTTCAGCCGCGCCCAGTCCTTGTCCGATACGCCCACGCGCACAATCCAGTCGTTCTGGCGGTTGCCCGACACGATGTAGACCGGCGAGCCGGGATTCACCAGTTCGCCTTCGTTCACCAGCTTGCGCGTAACGGTGCCGTCTACCGTCGCCCGAACCTGCGCGTAGCTCTGGTTGAAGCGGGCGATGGTCAGCGCCTGCTGGGCGACGTTGCGGCCCGTGGTGACGTTCTGCACCTGTTCGAGCGTGGCGGCGGTGTCGGCGTAGAGGGCTTTCACGCGGGCCAGGTCCCGGTCCGATTTCTCGGCGGCGAGCTGGGCCTGCTGCACCTGCGCGGCTATTTCGGTTAGGTCGA from Tellurirhabdus rosea harbors:
- the guaB gene encoding IMP dehydrogenase, producing the protein MSLDSSKFLYEALTYDDVLLLPAYSEILPRDTQTTTQLTRNIRLNIPLLSAAMDTVTEYELAIAMAQEGGIGIIHKNMSVEAQAEQVRKVKRSESGMILDPITLTEGSTLADAHKIMRDFKIGGIPVVDAQGTLIGILTNRDLRFQREMSKPVTEVMTRSNLITAREGITFEEAEDILQQYKIEKLPIVDEAGKLVGLITYKDILKKKSYPNACKDEFGRLRVGAAVGVTPDLTRRIEALVKAGVDVISVDTAHGHSKGVLDAVRGIKEQFPKLDVIAGNVATGEGAKALADAGADAVKVGVGPGSICTTRIIAGIGMPQLTAVYEAAKALQGTGVPVIADGGIRFSGDITKAIAGGASTVMIGSLLAGTEEAPGEVVLYEGRRFKTYRGMGSVEAMEEGSKDRYFQDAEDDVKKLVPEGIVGRVPYKGRVSEIIYQMVGGLKAGMGYCGAKDIPTLQQAKFVKITAAGVKESHPHDIQIQKEAPNYSAR
- a CDS encoding DUF2141 domain-containing protein → MFTALFSLLSLFWTAEATLTIDVANTTTRGGTIRVAVFRDNQRFLEDKPYLVRVIKDDVRSVSLPLEPGWYAIAIFHDQNNNGQLDKKLFGIPKEPYGFSNNFRPVMSAPKFSDCRLQVERGEKRISIKLI
- a CDS encoding efflux RND transporter permease subunit, with translation MNLSEFSVKNWQFMLVLFVAVVALGVNSLLTMPRGEDPEFVAPSFAVAVIYPGTDAVDMEKLVADPGEARFNALDDINHVITNVDDGLAVFRIEYDYAVDPDEKYQEIVREVNALKGELPGDIFRIDIKKFSPTDVNIVQVALLSEVASAKELGEYADELKKRFEKVKSLKNAEDWGYPASVVRVSLNIEKMAQNGVAVNRVLAALQAENLNVPGGSIQAGSRKFNIKTSGDYQSLDEIRNTIVSTNGQKIIYLRDLADVDFNYEEETHITRLNGHRAVLVTAGQKMGENIAKVGEQVTPVIDQFAKTLPPHITLVKNFDQAESVNKRLSRFAKDFAIAIFLVSLTLLPLGFRAAVVVMISIPLSLAIGLAGLDFLGFSINQLSIVGLIVALGILVDDSIVVVENIERYLREGFSRREAAIKATKQITLAVIGCTTTLILAFLPLMFLPEASGDFIRSLPTAVVTTILASLLVSLTIVPFLSSRILKEEHNPDGNIFMRALKRAISGSYSKLLHWNLRHPVVTMVVAGALFIGALSLFKVVGFALFPASEKPQFLINIETPDGTSLSATDGVARYVEGELKKLPDMKYFTTNVGRGQPRIYYNVIQRNEAPNYAQFFVQLQDMEPAGKREIIDQLRDRFKLYPNAKIEVKDFEQGPDQEAPVAIRVFGENLDSLKVAAARVETVFKQTPGLIYVNNPLANQKTDLRVRINKEKAGLLGISIADVNRTIRLAVAGLNVGMFKEPNGDEYTINVTMPKGRITDQSVLNNLYVNTLTGSAVPLRQIADLEFESGTNQIRHYDKDRYVTVTGFVKTGYLVDDVFNGVLKNLESVKFPAGFSYKAAGELESREKSFGGLGTIILITVFGFIAVLILEFGTFKSTLIVLSVIPLGIIGAVLALYFTGNPFSFVAVIGLIALIGIEVKNSILLVDFTNQLRAEGMPLLEAIEQAGEIRFVPIVLTSLTAIGGLIPLAIEGNPLYSPLAWVLIGGLISSTLLSRIVTPVLYKLLPPKVEGQPVSAVPDAELELA
- a CDS encoding efflux RND transporter periplasmic adaptor subunit, encoding MKTASILPALVLAVALWSCGTKADKPAQQAAPEEAVVPVKLTRVETVVRAESVVASGLVSSAEEARLSFKIGGILNKTFVEEGQTVRKGQLLATLDLTEIAAQVQQAQLAAEKSDRDLARVKALYADTAATLEQVQNVTTGRNVAQQALTIARFNQSYAQVRATVDGTVTRKLVNEGELVNPGSPVYIVSGNRQNDWIVRVGVSDKDWARLKLGNRAVVTLDAYPGQTFTGTVSELAQAADPLNKLYEVEVRLNPNGAKLAPGLFAKVTLQPAQARSYAVVPVEAIVEGNGKEGFVYTLTDDRKHVRKVPVQIGFLDGSKVLLSNGLTGTAEVVSAGSAYLTEQSIVVLK